A stretch of the Vitis vinifera cultivar Pinot Noir 40024 chromosome 16, ASM3070453v1 genome encodes the following:
- the LOC100257134 gene encoding protein DEFECTIVE IN MERISTEM SILENCING 3 isoform X2, with product MFQPHNQLSIQTKPLAIQEPSALMHVDPNNSFGAARDEMHNGGLSKAESAVNNSKKLQDELQTLGFKIKQHEDNIKYLKTQKDNLDGSILDLQVTLGKYCSSSIPTMENEALSKSRSENETVEQILKYEKSAAAILCQLKIRHGSQASHLTLAKDVLGIVATLGKVDDENLSRLFSEYLGLETMMAIVCKTYEGVKTLETYDFEGGINKHSGLHGLGSSIGRHLDGRFRIICLEHLRPYAGDFVADDTQRRLDLLKPRLPNGECPPGFLGFAVNMINVDSANILCLTSSGCGLRETLFYNLFSRLQVYRTRAEMLLALPCITDGALSLDGGMIKTAGVFSLGSREDVEVRFPKSSGSNLPLEYFETEKELTEVNWKREKVEEDIQREQSLLNHINYTFRIKKQAFIKYLADSSPYGIQESGRD from the exons ATGTTTCAACCGCACAACCAG CTTTCAATTCAAACAAAGCCATTAGCTATTCAAGAGCCATCAGCATTGATGCATGTGGATCCAAATAATTCTTTTGGAGCTGCAAGAGATGAGATGCACAATGGAGGGCTTTCTAAGGCAGAATCTGCTGTCAACAATTCCAAG AAACTTCAGGATGAGCTACAAACTCTGGGGTTCAAAATCAAACAGCATgaggataatataaaatatctgAAGACTCAAAAGGATAATCTGGATGGCTCCATTCTTGACTTGCAAG TTACCCTTGGCAAGTATTGTTCATCTAGTATACCAACCATGGAAAATGAGGCCCTTTCGAAGTCCCGAAGTGAAAATGAAACTGTTGAACAGATACTGAAGTATGAAAAATCAGCAGCTGCCATCTTATGCCAGCTGAAAATTCGTCATGGAAGTCAGGCTTCACATCTTACATTGGCTAAGGATGTGCTCGGTATTGTTGCCACACTTGGAAAAGTAGATGATGAAAACCTTAGTAG GCTTTTCTCGGAGTACTTAGGACTGGAGACTATGATGGCAATTGTCTGCAAGACTTATGAAGGCGTTAAAACTTTGGAAACATATGACTTTGAAGGTGGCATAAACAAACATTCTGGTCTGCATGGGCTTGGATCTTCTATCGGAAGACATTTGGATGGCCGATTTCGCATCATCTGTCTTGAACATTTAAG ACCATATGCTGGGGATTTTGTTGCTGATGACACACAAAGGAGGCTTGATCTTCTAAAGCCAAGATTACCCAACGGAGAGTGTCCACCTGGCTTTCTTGGCTTTGCAGTGAATATGATCAATGTGGATAGTGCAAACATACTTTGTTTAACATCCAGTGGTTGTGGCCTCAGAGAGACTCTATTCTATAATCTATTCTCTCGTCTTCAAGTGTATAGAACAAGAGCAGAAATGTTACTTGCTCTTCCTTGTATTACCGATGGGGCACTTTCTTTAGATGGTGGAATGATCAAAACTGCAGGTGTATTTTCTTTGGGCAGTCG GGAAGATGTAGAAGTGAGATTCCCAAAAAGCTCTGGATCAAATCTTCCTCTGGAGTACTTTGAAACTGAGAAGGAGCTGACAGAGGTGAACTGGAAAAGGGAAAAGGTTGAGGAAGATATTCAGAGAGAACAATCACTTCTGAACCATATAAATTACACCTTCAGAATCAAGAAGCAGGCATTCATCAAGTACCTGGCTGATAGCTCACCATATGGGATTCAG GAGAGCGGGAGAGACTGA
- the LOC100257134 gene encoding protein DEFECTIVE IN MERISTEM SILENCING 3 isoform X1 — protein MFQPHNQLSIQTKPLAIQEPSALMHVDPNNSFGAARDEMHNGGLSKAESAVNNSKKLQDELQTLGFKIKQHEDNIKYLKTQKDNLDGSILDLQVTLGKYCSSSIPTMENEALSKSRSENETVEQILKYEKSAAAILCQLKIRHGSQASHLTLAKDVLGIVATLGKVDDENLSRLFSEYLGLETMMAIVCKTYEGVKTLETYDFEGGINKHSGLHGLGSSIGRHLDGRFRIICLEHLRPYAGDFVADDTQRRLDLLKPRLPNGECPPGFLGFAVNMINVDSANILCLTSSGCGLRETLFYNLFSRLQVYRTRAEMLLALPCITDGALSLDGGMIKTAGVFSLGSREDVEVRFPKSSGSNLPLEYFETEKELTEVNWKREKVEEDIQREQSLLNHINYTFRIKKQAFIKYLADSSPYGIQQQIPGERERLTQR, from the exons ATGTTTCAACCGCACAACCAG CTTTCAATTCAAACAAAGCCATTAGCTATTCAAGAGCCATCAGCATTGATGCATGTGGATCCAAATAATTCTTTTGGAGCTGCAAGAGATGAGATGCACAATGGAGGGCTTTCTAAGGCAGAATCTGCTGTCAACAATTCCAAG AAACTTCAGGATGAGCTACAAACTCTGGGGTTCAAAATCAAACAGCATgaggataatataaaatatctgAAGACTCAAAAGGATAATCTGGATGGCTCCATTCTTGACTTGCAAG TTACCCTTGGCAAGTATTGTTCATCTAGTATACCAACCATGGAAAATGAGGCCCTTTCGAAGTCCCGAAGTGAAAATGAAACTGTTGAACAGATACTGAAGTATGAAAAATCAGCAGCTGCCATCTTATGCCAGCTGAAAATTCGTCATGGAAGTCAGGCTTCACATCTTACATTGGCTAAGGATGTGCTCGGTATTGTTGCCACACTTGGAAAAGTAGATGATGAAAACCTTAGTAG GCTTTTCTCGGAGTACTTAGGACTGGAGACTATGATGGCAATTGTCTGCAAGACTTATGAAGGCGTTAAAACTTTGGAAACATATGACTTTGAAGGTGGCATAAACAAACATTCTGGTCTGCATGGGCTTGGATCTTCTATCGGAAGACATTTGGATGGCCGATTTCGCATCATCTGTCTTGAACATTTAAG ACCATATGCTGGGGATTTTGTTGCTGATGACACACAAAGGAGGCTTGATCTTCTAAAGCCAAGATTACCCAACGGAGAGTGTCCACCTGGCTTTCTTGGCTTTGCAGTGAATATGATCAATGTGGATAGTGCAAACATACTTTGTTTAACATCCAGTGGTTGTGGCCTCAGAGAGACTCTATTCTATAATCTATTCTCTCGTCTTCAAGTGTATAGAACAAGAGCAGAAATGTTACTTGCTCTTCCTTGTATTACCGATGGGGCACTTTCTTTAGATGGTGGAATGATCAAAACTGCAGGTGTATTTTCTTTGGGCAGTCG GGAAGATGTAGAAGTGAGATTCCCAAAAAGCTCTGGATCAAATCTTCCTCTGGAGTACTTTGAAACTGAGAAGGAGCTGACAGAGGTGAACTGGAAAAGGGAAAAGGTTGAGGAAGATATTCAGAGAGAACAATCACTTCTGAACCATATAAATTACACCTTCAGAATCAAGAAGCAGGCATTCATCAAGTACCTGGCTGATAGCTCACCATATGGGATTCAG CAACAAATTCCAGGAGAGCGGGAGAGACTGACCCAAAGATGA